Proteins co-encoded in one Streptococcus pyogenes genomic window:
- the ftsE gene encoding cell division ATP-binding protein FtsE, translating into MALIEMSGVTKKYRRSTTALRDVNVSVNQGEFVYLVGPSGAGKSTFIKLLYREEQLTTGKLYVGEFNLTKLKARDVPILRRHIGVVFQDYKLLPRKTVFENVAYAMEVIGEKRRHIKKRVPEVLDLVGLKHKMRSFPSQLSGGEQQRVAIARAIVNNPKLLIADEPTGNLDPEISWEIMQLLERINVQGTTILMATHNSHIVNTFRHRVVAIEDGRIVRDEEKGDYGYDD; encoded by the coding sequence ATGGCACTAATAGAAATGTCTGGTGTTACTAAAAAATACCGCCGCTCAACGACCGCCCTCAGAGACGTCAATGTTTCTGTTAACCAAGGTGAGTTTGTTTATCTCGTAGGCCCATCAGGTGCTGGTAAATCAACTTTTATCAAACTCCTTTACCGTGAAGAACAACTGACAACTGGTAAGCTATATGTGGGTGAATTCAATTTAACTAAGCTAAAAGCACGTGATGTTCCGATTCTTCGTCGTCACATCGGAGTAGTTTTTCAAGATTACAAACTGCTACCAAGAAAAACAGTCTTTGAAAATGTAGCTTACGCCATGGAAGTTATTGGTGAAAAGCGCCGCCACATTAAAAAACGCGTGCCAGAGGTACTCGATTTAGTTGGCTTGAAACATAAGATGCGTTCTTTTCCAAGTCAGCTATCAGGAGGGGAGCAGCAACGTGTGGCCATTGCGCGTGCGATTGTTAACAACCCTAAATTATTGATTGCAGATGAACCGACAGGGAATTTAGATCCTGAGATTTCATGGGAAATTATGCAGTTACTTGAACGTATTAATGTTCAGGGAACAACTATCTTAATGGCGACACACAACAGTCATATTGTGAATACATTCCGTCATCGTGTTGTTGCTATTGAAGATGGTCGCATAGTACGTGATGAAGAAAAAGGAGATTATGGTTACGATGATTAG
- the prfB gene encoding peptide chain release factor 2 (programmed frameshift) has product MEVAEIRQKIVENKEKLTSFRRSLDLDRLEEEIALLENHMTEPDFWNDNIAAQKTSQELNELKGKYDTFHNMQELSDETELLLEMLDEDDSLKEELEENLMQLDKIMGAYEMTLLLSEPYDHNNAILEIHPGSGGTEAQDWGDLLLRMYTRFGNANGFKIEVLDYQAGDEAGIKSVTLSFEGPNAYGLLKSEMGVHRLVRISPFDSAKRRHTSFASVEVMPELDDTIEVEVRDDDIKMDTFRSGGAGGQNVNKVSTGVRLTHIPTGIVVSSTVDRTQYGNRDRAMKMLQAKLYQLEQEKKAQEVDALKGDKKEITWGSQIRSYVFTPYTMVKDHRTNFELAQVDKVMDGEINGFIDAYLKWRIED; this is encoded by the exons ATGGAAGTGGCTGAAATTCGCCAAAAAATAGTAGAAAATAAAGAGAAGTTGACTAGCTTCAGGAGGTCTCTT GACTTAGATCGTTTGGAAGAGGAGATTGCTCTTCTTGAAAATCACATGACTGAGCCAGACTTTTGGAATGACAATATTGCAGCGCAAAAGACATCTCAAGAACTAAATGAGTTAAAAGGTAAGTATGATACTTTCCATAATATGCAAGAATTATCTGACGAAACAGAACTCTTACTTGAGATGCTTGACGAAGATGATTCTTTGAAAGAAGAATTAGAAGAAAATCTAATGCAGCTAGATAAGATAATGGGTGCTTATGAAATGACGCTTCTCTTATCTGAACCCTATGACCACAATAATGCTATCTTAGAAATCCATCCTGGTTCAGGAGGAACTGAAGCGCAAGATTGGGGAGATTTACTCTTACGAATGTATACCCGTTTTGGCAATGCTAATGGTTTCAAAATAGAAGTATTGGATTATCAAGCAGGAGATGAAGCTGGTATTAAATCGGTTACCCTCTCTTTTGAAGGCCCCAATGCTTATGGTTTGTTGAAATCAGAAATGGGAGTTCATCGCCTCGTTCGTATATCACCTTTTGATTCGGCTAAACGTCGTCATACCTCATTTGCTTCAGTTGAAGTGATGCCAGAGTTAGATGATACGATTGAAGTAGAAGTACGTGATGATGACATTAAAATGGATACTTTCCGTTCCGGAGGAGCTGGTGGTCAGAATGTCAATAAAGTATCAACAGGTGTTCGTTTGACGCATATTCCAACTGGAATTGTGGTATCGTCTACCGTTGACCGTACTCAATATGGAAACCGCGATCGCGCTATGAAGATGTTGCAGGCTAAGCTATATCAGTTAGAACAAGAAAAGAAAGCACAAGAAGTAGATGCTCTCAAGGGTGATAAAAAAGAAATCACTTGGGGAAGTCAGATTCGTTCTTATGTTTTCACCCCTTATACGATGGTGAAGGATCATCGTACTAACTTTGAGCTTGCTCAGGTAGATAAGGTTATGGATGGAGAGATCAATGGCTTTATTGATGCCTACCTTAAGTGGCGCATTGAAGACTAA
- a CDS encoding bifunctional 4-hydroxy-2-oxoglutarate aldolase/2-dehydro-3-deoxy-phosphogluconate aldolase has product MGKIEILTKLKANRLVLVVRGESSEEALACSLASIEGGIKTIEVTYTNPFASEVIGQLAERFKEDPEVLIGAGTVLDDVTARQAILAGAQFIVGPNFNRAVALICHRYSIPYLPGCMTVNEVVTALESGVDMVKIFPGSTVGISFIRAIKSPLPQVEVMVTGGVSSDNLKDWLAAGVDVLGIGGEFNQLASQKQYNLITKKAAHYIKSLRQ; this is encoded by the coding sequence ATGGGAAAAATAGAAATCTTAACCAAACTTAAGGCTAATCGGCTTGTCCTAGTTGTACGAGGAGAGTCTAGTGAGGAAGCTTTAGCTTGCAGCCTGGCCAGTATTGAAGGTGGCATTAAGACAATTGAAGTCACCTATACTAACCCCTTTGCTAGTGAGGTTATCGGTCAATTAGCTGAACGCTTCAAAGAAGATCCTGAGGTATTGATAGGTGCTGGGACAGTTTTGGATGATGTCACTGCCCGCCAAGCTATTTTAGCAGGAGCACAGTTTATTGTTGGTCCTAATTTCAATCGAGCAGTGGCTTTGATTTGTCATCGTTATAGCATACCTTATTTACCAGGTTGTATGACGGTTAATGAAGTGGTTACAGCATTAGAATCAGGGGTTGATATGGTCAAAATTTTTCCTGGTTCTACTGTAGGGATATCCTTTATTCGGGCAATCAAATCTCCTTTGCCACAAGTAGAGGTTATGGTTACAGGCGGAGTTTCTTCAGATAATCTCAAAGACTGGCTAGCTGCTGGAGTAGATGTTCTAGGCATAGGAGGCGAGTTTAATCAGTTAGCGAGCCAAAAACAATATAACCTAATCACTAAGAAAGCCGCTCATTATATCAAAAGTTTGCGACAATAA
- a CDS encoding MBL fold metallo-hydrolase: MKIYKTINHIAGENTYYLVNDQAVILIDPGSNGQEIIAKIKSFEKPLVAILLTHTHYDHIFSLDLVRDAFDHPPVYVSEKEAAWLSSPDDNLSGLGRHDDIITVIARPAENFFKLKQPYQLNGFEFTVLPTSGHSWGGVSFVFHSDELVVTGDALFRETIGRTDLPTSNFEDLITGIRQELFTLPNHYRVYPGHGPSTTICHEKNANPFFH; this comes from the coding sequence ATGAAAATCTATAAAACAATAAACCACATTGCTGGTGAAAATACTTATTACCTCGTTAATGATCAAGCTGTTATCCTCATTGATCCAGGAAGTAACGGCCAAGAAATCATTGCTAAAATTAAATCCTTTGAAAAACCTTTAGTGGCTATCCTCTTAACGCATACTCACTATGATCATATTTTTAGTTTAGATTTGGTCAGAGATGCTTTTGATCATCCACCTGTTTATGTTTCAGAAAAAGAAGCCGCTTGGCTATCTTCCCCAGATGATAATTTATCTGGCTTAGGCCGTCATGATGATATCATTACTGTTATAGCAAGACCGGCAGAGAACTTTTTTAAATTAAAGCAACCCTATCAACTAAATGGTTTTGAATTCACAGTTTTACCAACATCTGGTCATTCTTGGGGAGGAGTCTCATTTGTTTTCCACTCAGATGAATTAGTCGTTACTGGCGATGCTCTATTTCGTGAAACTATCGGTCGTACTGACTTACCTACCAGTAACTTTGAGGACCTCATTACTGGTATTCGCCAAGAACTATTCACCTTACCTAATCATTACCGAGTTTATCCTGGGCATGGTCCTTCTACTACCATTTGTCACGAAAAAAATGCTAACCCCTTTTTTCATTGA
- the ftsX gene encoding permease-like cell division protein FtsX: MIRYFFRHIWESIKNLKRNFWMTFASVSMVAVTLTLVGVFAATLLNIQRVASGVENNVHINTYLQVDSTDAAKVIQNTAGEPVNNDNYHSVYDKIAQIKGVKKITFSSKDEQLKKLQETLGDVWNMYDQDTNPLQDIYLIETQTPKQVKAITKKIRTIEGVEAADYGGINSDKLFKFSTLIQTWGLIGTAMLLFVAVFLISNTIRMTIMSRKRDIEIMRLVGAKNSYIRGPFFFEGAWVGLLGAVLPSLLIYYGYDLVYKHFAQELQRNNLSMYPLDPYVYYLIGALFVIGIMIGSLGSVLSMRRYLKF, translated from the coding sequence ATGATTAGATACTTTTTCCGTCATATTTGGGAATCCATTAAAAATCTTAAACGCAACTTTTGGATGACATTTGCTTCAGTTAGTATGGTGGCTGTTACATTGACTTTAGTTGGTGTTTTTGCGGCGACATTGTTGAATATACAGCGTGTTGCTTCGGGTGTTGAAAATAATGTCCATATCAATACCTACTTACAAGTTGATTCAACTGATGCTGCAAAAGTTATTCAAAATACTGCCGGTGAACCTGTTAATAACGATAACTACCACAGTGTTTACGACAAAATTGCTCAGATAAAAGGTGTCAAAAAGATTACATTTTCTAGCAAGGATGAACAATTGAAAAAATTGCAAGAAACCTTAGGTGATGTTTGGAATATGTATGACCAAGACACTAATCCGCTCCAAGATATCTATCTTATTGAGACCCAGACGCCTAAACAAGTTAAGGCGATCACTAAAAAGATCAGAACGATTGAAGGCGTAGAAGCCGCAGATTATGGAGGGATTAACTCCGATAAACTATTTAAGTTTTCAACATTAATTCAAACTTGGGGGCTGATCGGAACAGCAATGCTATTATTTGTAGCTGTCTTTCTCATTTCAAACACTATTCGTATGACTATTATGTCTCGTAAACGTGACATTGAAATTATGCGGTTAGTTGGTGCTAAAAATTCTTATATTCGAGGGCCTTTCTTTTTTGAAGGGGCTTGGGTTGGCTTGTTAGGAGCTGTTTTACCATCTCTTCTGATTTATTATGGATATGATCTTGTTTATAAGCATTTTGCACAAGAATTACAACGTAATAATCTCTCGATGTATCCGCTTGATCCTTATGTATATTACCTGATTGGTGCTTTGTTTGTCATAGGTATTATGATTGGTTCGCTTGGTTCAGTGCTTTCTATGAGACGTTATTTAAAATTCTAA
- the queG gene encoding tRNA epoxyqueuosine(34) reductase QueG, giving the protein MTIKAEIKALAKEIGISKIGFTTADNFDYLEKSLRASVEEGRNSGFEHKVIEDRIYTERLLESAKTIISIGVAYPHKLPQQPQKTPYKRGKITPSSWGLDYHYVVGEKLDRLSKGIEELCRDFPLQQKAMVDTGALVDTAVAQRAGIGFIGKNGLVISKEYGSYMFLGELITNLEIEPDKPVDYDCGDCRRCLDACPTSCLIGDGSMNAKRCLSFQTQDKGMMDIEFRKKIKTVIYGCDICQICCPYNKGINNSPATEIDPELAQPELIPFLSLSNGKFKEKFGMIAGSWRGKNILQRNAIIALANAHDKTAVVKLIEIIDKNNNPIHTATAIWALGEIVKKPNDEILAFMSHLTLKDEDSRKELELIRHKWQF; this is encoded by the coding sequence ATGACTATTAAGGCAGAAATTAAGGCGCTCGCCAAAGAAATTGGTATCTCTAAAATTGGTTTTACGACGGCAGATAACTTTGATTATTTGGAAAAGTCATTGCGTGCTTCTGTGGAAGAGGGGCGCAATTCAGGATTTGAACATAAAGTCATAGAGGATCGTATCTACACTGAAAGGCTTTTAGAATCGGCTAAAACGATTATTTCAATTGGCGTTGCTTATCCTCACAAACTTCCTCAGCAACCTCAAAAAACACCTTATAAACGTGGAAAAATTACACCTAGTTCGTGGGGGCTTGATTATCATTATGTGGTCGGCGAAAAGTTAGACAGACTATCAAAAGGCATTGAAGAGCTGTGTCGAGATTTTCCTTTGCAACAAAAAGCAATGGTCGATACTGGAGCTTTAGTTGATACTGCAGTTGCCCAAAGAGCGGGTATTGGTTTTATAGGAAAAAATGGTCTAGTTATTTCTAAAGAATATGGCTCTTATATGTTTTTGGGAGAATTAATTACCAATTTAGAGATCGAGCCAGACAAGCCTGTCGATTATGATTGTGGTGACTGTCGTCGTTGTCTAGATGCCTGTCCAACTTCTTGTTTAATTGGTGATGGCTCAATGAATGCCAAGCGTTGTCTATCATTTCAAACCCAAGATAAGGGAATGATGGACATAGAGTTTCGAAAAAAGATTAAAACAGTTATCTATGGTTGTGATATTTGCCAAATTTGCTGTCCTTATAACAAGGGTATAAACAATTCACCAGCTACAGAGATTGATCCTGAGTTGGCTCAACCAGAATTAATACCATTTTTGAGTTTATCAAATGGAAAATTTAAAGAAAAATTTGGTATGATTGCTGGAAGTTGGCGAGGTAAAAATATTTTACAGCGTAATGCCATTATTGCGCTAGCAAATGCTCATGATAAAACTGCAGTGGTCAAATTAATAGAGATTATTGATAAAAATAATAACCCTATTCATACTGCAACAGCTATATGGGCATTGGGAGAAATTGTCAAAAAACCAAACGATGAGATACTGGCGTTTATGAGTCATTTAACCTTAAAAGATGAAGATAGCCGAAAAGAGTTGGAATTAATCCGTCATAAATGGCAATTTTAA
- a CDS encoding HAD family hydrolase — protein MIKGIIFDMDGVLFDTEPFYLRRREDFFKTKGIPIDHLNSKDFIGGNLQELWKELLGKNRDDAIVKAITTDYDAYKQAHKPPYQKLLITEVNSCLEQLEKQGIKLAVASNSKRQDVLLALETTQIKDYFEIILAREDVSRGKPYPDIYNKAVQKLGLQKKQLLVVEDSQKGIAAAKAANLTVFAITDYRYGIDQSQADHKIDHLGQLCVKIGCFGS, from the coding sequence ATGATTAAAGGAATTATTTTTGATATGGACGGTGTTTTATTTGATACAGAACCTTTTTATCTGAGGCGACGAGAAGATTTTTTTAAGACAAAGGGAATTCCCATTGATCATTTGAACTCTAAAGATTTTATTGGGGGCAATCTTCAAGAATTATGGAAAGAGTTGTTAGGTAAAAATAGGGATGATGCTATCGTTAAGGCAATTACAACTGACTATGACGCTTACAAACAAGCGCATAAGCCTCCTTATCAAAAACTGTTGATTACAGAAGTGAACTCTTGTCTTGAACAGTTGGAAAAACAAGGTATTAAACTGGCTGTGGCATCAAACTCGAAGCGTCAGGATGTTTTGTTGGCGTTGGAGACAACGCAAATAAAAGATTATTTTGAAATAATCCTAGCGCGTGAAGATGTTTCTAGAGGCAAACCTTATCCAGATATTTATAATAAAGCAGTACAAAAACTAGGATTACAAAAAAAACAACTGCTTGTAGTAGAGGACAGCCAAAAAGGCATTGCTGCCGCCAAAGCAGCCAATCTGACAGTTTTTGCCATTACCGACTACCGATATGGCATTGATCAGAGTCAAGCTGATCACAAGATAGATCATTTAGGACAACTGTGTGTAAAAATCGGTTGTTTTGGATCGTGA